In Liolophura sinensis isolate JHLJ2023 chromosome 2, CUHK_Ljap_v2, whole genome shotgun sequence, a genomic segment contains:
- the LOC135462954 gene encoding leucine-rich repeat-containing G-protein coupled receptor 4-like, producing the protein MARVWTSAFFVMMAISAAMALMASADEMMCNYLKEQNSETMVTEFIMDCQRLQLGEVPVFNSKRKVDKLLLGGNQITRVLDDAFKHISPSVIDLHGNIITTMEDNAFRGLETKLKSLNLSVNPLPFYKLESAFKLSELEILDLHDTNLREKLTLKKAAFRGLDKLRHLVLGGNGIRTLNRTFSGLNELRILDLQNNKLSSLGHSLGGLKKLEKLDISSNNLRHFPKDDLKDLENLVDLSLHGNRIKKIQDGAFDKANKIERLCLSQNPIKTFELLNAPAFKPIGNSLKHLDLKKTNLPSAPVNLFKETRSLESLDISSNKFKDIPNGAFSSLNSLKVLKLGSNPLTLNPGLVTGLENSIKEIYLDDMDLTKIPSAVVQKLQNLEKLDLSSNDITEITAECLAGIGTWKYSFEKNKIEQISPQAFESAKKPVEVDLVDNKLRDLDFAANGCRFAFIDVTDNPITCGCSVRELLRHADLEIIGTCTSPAEYRNLDIMSPEFREETDAKCNRTKTEIVYCNLAGSDGATGGAVGESRTTPLYLSLLISVLIQTIGVLLHEL; encoded by the coding sequence ATGGCCCGCGTGTGGACCTCTGCCTTCTTTGTGATGATGGCGATCTCCGCAGCAATGGCGCTTATGGCCTCTGCCGACGAGATGATGTGCAATTACCTTAAGGAACAAAATAGTGAAACCATGGTAACGGAATTTATTATGGACTGTCAGAGATTGCAGTTGGGAGAAGTGCCAGTTTTTAATTCTAAGAGGAAAGTGGACAAACTTCTGCTGGGTGGTAACCAAATTACTCGGGTGCTTGATGACGCATTCAAGCACATCTCTCCGTCAGTTATAGACCTACACGGGAACATAATCACCACAATGGAGGATAATGCTTTCAGAGGGCTAGAGACTAAATTAAAAAGTCTAAACCTCAGCGTGAATCCATTACCGTTCTACAAACTCGAGAGTGCTTTTAAACTCTCAGAACTGGAGATCCTCGATCTACATGACACCAACTTACGTGAAAAACTTACCCTAAAGAAAGCTGCCTTTAGAGGATTGGATAAATTGCGACACCTCGTACTAGGAGGTAACGGAATCCGAACCCTCAATAGGACATTCTCTGGGTTGAATGAGTTGCGAATTCTCGACCTGCAAAACAACAAGTTGTCATCTCTGGGACATTCCCTTGGAGGACTGAAAAAACTAGAAAAGCTTGATATATCGTCTAACAACTTGAGACATTTTCCAAAAGATGATCTGAAAGATTTGGAAAACCTTGTCGATCTCAGTCTCCATGGAAACCGAATTAAGAAAATCCAAGATGGCGCTTTTGACAAGGCGAATAAGATTGAACGCCTCTGCCTAAGCCAGAACCCAATCAAAACATTTGAGCTTCTAAATGCACCAGCTTTCAAACCAATCGGAAACAGTTTGAAGCATTTAGAtctgaaaaagacaaatttGCCTTCTGCTCCGGTAAATTTGTTTAAGGAAACAAGATCTCTAGAATCGCTTGACATCAGCTCGAACAAATTCAAAGACATTCCCAACGGCGCTTTCTCCTCCCTCAACTCGCTGAAGGTGCTGAAGTTAGGGTCAAACCCACTGACCTTGAACCCTGGGCTCGTGACCGGGCTGGAGAATAGCATAAAAGAGATTTACTTGGATGATATGGACTTGACGAAAATACCATCGGCTGTTGTGCAAAAGTTACAAAATCTTGAGAAGCTGGATTTATCATCAAACGATATCACGGAGATCACAGCAGAATGCTTGGCCGGCATCGGCACCTGGAAATATTCCTTCGAGAAAAACAAGATTGAGCAGATCTCTCCGCAAGCTTTCGAAAGCGCCAAGAAACCAGTGGAGGTAGATTTGGTTGACAACAAGCTGAGAGATCTTGATTTCGCCGCCAACGGCTGTCGCTTTGCTTTCATCGACGTCACCGACAACCCTATCACATGCGGATGTTCAGTGCGGGAACTACTTCGCCATGCGGATTTAGAAATCATCGGCACATGCACGTCACCAGCGGAATACCGGAACTTAGACATCATGAGTCCAGAGTTCCGCGAGGAGACGGACGCCAAGTGCAACCGAACTAAGACGGAGATTGTATATTGTAATCTAGCGGGTAGTGACGGAGCAACAGGCGGCGCAGTAGGGGAGAGTCGAACCACGCCTCTGTACTTGTCATTGTTAATATCTGTACTGATTCAGACGATCGGGGTGTTGTTGCACGAGCTGTAA